Proteins found in one Camelus bactrianus isolate YW-2024 breed Bactrian camel chromosome X, ASM4877302v1, whole genome shotgun sequence genomic segment:
- the CT55 gene encoding cancer/testis antigen 55, with product MLRFISRALASWRRMDSSEAEKAQHLRLLEGDTKLKTVQGVVTKFCSDYGLIDELIYFSSDVVTGNVLLKVGQKVTAVVEEDKTSHGLKVIKVEAFCDNGNGDGLSDSCTRVSLGCVNSLMEDVNCINHTTYFSLDVVCKGFEPYQGDRVEVKFSIQPDTQSRKALSVTPLRHKHVHEVCITHLRGRNGVIDDSIFFTLDSLKLPDGYVPRVSDVVNAVVVESVQSCYIWRAISMTLVKRG from the exons ATGCTCCGGTTTATTTCCAGGGCTCTTGCCTCCTGGAGAAGAATGGACTCGTCGGAGGCAGAGAAGGCGCAGCATTTGAGGCTCTTGGAAG GTGACACCAAGCTAAAAACTGTACAGGGAGTTGTGACAAAGTTCTGCAGTGATTATGGCTTGATTGATGAGCTGATCTACTTCAGTAGTGATGTTGTGACTGGCAATGTGCTTCTGAAAGTTGGGCAAAAAGTTACTGCAGTTGTGGAGGAAGATAAAACATCTCACGGATTGAAAGTGATCAAA GTGGAGGCGTTCTGTGACAATGGCAATGGTGATGGACTGTCAGACTCCTGTACTAGAGTTTCTCTTGGCTGTGTTAACTCTCTGATGGAAGACGTTAACTGCATTAATCATACAACTTACTTCTCTCTAGATGTTGTTTGTAAAG GTTTTGAGCCTTATCAAGGTGACCGAGTCGAAGTCAAGTTTTCCATCCAGCCAGACACCCAGAGCAGAAAAGCCCTCTCAGTGACGCCTCTGAGACATAAGCACGTGCATGAG GTCTGCATTACTCACCTCCGTGGAAGAAATGGGGTGATAGACGATAGTATCTTtttcactctggattctctgaAACTTCCTGATGGATACGTACCTCGAGTATCTGATGTCGTCAATGCGGTCGTGGTAGAGAGCGTTCAGTCCTGCTATATTTGGAGAGCGATTTCTATGACTCTAGTGAAAAGAGGATAA